The following coding sequences lie in one Arachis ipaensis cultivar K30076 chromosome B03, Araip1.1, whole genome shotgun sequence genomic window:
- the LOC110269966 gene encoding putative disease resistance protein At3g14460 produces MPPDIHNLTSLRVLTHFIVSETGPRLGHLAGLSNLQRLDISNLQNVGHSKDASDAKLREKKGLAVLRLSWDHYLSRKGNEMEVLENLEPHQDLKILVVDSYHGSRFPKWLGDPSYSSLQNLHLYDCENCDSLPTLGLLPTLRELSIGGFTKVSSVGPEFYGEMTASQKPFQSLKVLQFMHMPEWKEWNIVQGIEFPHLVNLCIIGCPKLVGDLPKQLPSLNKLEIIECTRLVAPCLNVPNTCEVILHKSHVTVIRKSHLDTDTVSQITPKPNNSGFRGRSVLNRSLLGFSSDTASSPEPKETSSVMHSHQVDAKPDSKSSMAKADIPITTQAAVIPSTTAPLSNEEAGEVLNVSTVSQLKSLPPRLHTLKIEGCESLEAIPNDILARLTALKELYIINCGSLTSLPSLGSVTALYIRNCRRLQNLSSSESGKQLAFLHHLSIGSNCDSLATLPLNLFWQLKTLCIWDCPNLQSFHLSGEARCDLTSLESLEIRDCPRLKSFPEKGLHAPSLVSLLLSNCESLEKLPNAMDSLTSLKSLFLHRCPRVESFPPGGLSSSLVFLSIASCEKLWPRKDWGLNNLKYLSRFELEGGCIGMESFPEENLLPFNLDSLSLSTLKHLKKLDNKGFQHLNSLRSLEIRCCEMLQSLFDEGFPSSLEHLCVQECSLLTPRLKSLSGAELHKMAHIQHIQIDGQILY; encoded by the coding sequence ATGCCTCCAGATATTCACAATTTGACAAGTCTCCGGGTATTGACACACTTCATTGTTTCCGAGACCGGGCCAAGACTCGGACATTTAGCTGGACTCTCCAATCTCCAACGTCTGGATATTTCAAACTTGCAAAACGTGGGACATTCTAAGGATGCTTCAGATGCCAAACTGAGAGAGAAGAAGGGCCTTGCTGTTCTTCGGCTTTCATGGGACCATTATCTCAGTCGGAAAGGGAATGAAATGGAAGTGCTCGAGAATCTAGAACCACACCAAGACTTGAAAATCTTAGTAGTTGATTCTTATCACGGTTCAAGATTCCCGAAATGGTTGGGGGACCCATCTTACTCGTCTCTACAGAATCTGCATCTCTATGACTGTGAAAACTGCGACTCATTGCCGACACTGGGACTGCTGCCGACTCTTAGGGAGCTCTCTATTGGAGGGTTCACAAAAGTAAGTTCTGTAGGCCCTGAGTTCTACGGGGAGATGACTGCTTCGCAGAAGCCGTTTCAATCTTTAAAGGTTTTACAGTTTATGCATATGCCTGAATGGAAAGAATGGAACATAGTCCAAGGTATCGAGTTCCCACATCTGGTTAATCTTTGTATAATTGGGTGTCCCAAGCTAGTGGGAGATTTGCCTAAGCAACTTCCTTCTTTAAACAAGTTGGAGATCATTGAATGTACTCGCCTTGTGGCTCCGTGTCTGAATGTTCCCAATACTTGTGAAGTGATTCTACACAAAAGCCATGTAACCGTAATTAGAAAAAGCCACCTAGATACAGATACAGTTTCACAAATCACACCAAAACCCAACAACTCTGGTTTTCGAGGCAGATCCGTATTAAACAGATCTCTTCTTGGTTTTTCTTCAGATACAGCAAGCTCCCCAGAGCCAAAAGAGACTTCCTCAGTCATGCATAGTCATCAAGTTGATGCTAAACCAGACTCAAAATCTTCAATGGCTAAAGCTGATATTCCAATCACCACTCAAGCAGCTGTCATTCCTTCCACAACAGCTCCTTTGTCCAATGAAGAAGCAGGTGAAGTACTAAACGTTTCAACTGTATCACAATTGAAGTCATTGCCGCCCAGGCTGCACACCCTGAAAATTGAAGGGTGCGAGTCCTTGGAGGCCATACCCAACGATATACTAGCAAGATTAACTGCTCTTAAGGAGTTGTATATCATCAATTGTGGTTCTCTTACATCCCTCCCTTCCCTTGGTTCTGTCACAGCACTTTACATACGTAACTGCAGAAGATTGCAAAATCTGTCATCTTCTGAATCAGGAAAGCAGCTTGCCTTTCTCCACCATTTGTCCATTGGGAGTAATTGTGATTCTCTCGCTACTTTGCCCTTGAACCTCTTCTGGCAACTCAAAACTCTCTGCATATGGGATTGCCCCAATCTTCAATCTTTCCATTTAAGTGGAGAGGCTAGATGTGATCTTACATCTCTCGAGTCACTGGAGATTAGAGATTGCCCAAGGTTGAAATCTTTCCCAGAGAAAGGGCTGCATGCTCCAAGTCTAGTATCTCTTTTACTTTCCAATTGCGAGTCTCTTGAAAAACTGCCCAATGCTATGGACTCTCTTACATCTCTCAagtcattatttttacatagatGTCCACGGGTTGAATCTTTCCCACCTGGGGGTTTGTCTTCAAGTTTAGTTTTTCTCTCAATAGCATCTTGTGAAAAACTTTGGCCAAGAAAGGATTGGGGGCTAAATAATCTCAAATATCTCAGTAGATTTGAGCTCGAAGGTGGATGCATCGGCATGGAGTCATTTCCAGAGGAGAACTTGCTTCCTTTCAATCTTGATTCTCTGTCTCTAAGTACGCTGAAGCATCTCAAAAAGCTGGACAACAAGGGGTTTCAACACTTGAATTCTCTTCGGTCACTTGAAATCCGTTGCTGTGAAATGCTTCAATCCTTGTTTGATGAAGGGTTCCCTTCTTCCCTGGAGCATCTTTGTGTCCAAGAATGTTCCTTGTTGACTCCAAGACTTAAATCCTTGAGTGGGGCCGAATTGCACAAGATGGCTCATATCCAACACATCCAAATTGATGGCCAAATACTCTACTGA